From Bradyrhizobium sp. NDS-1, the proteins below share one genomic window:
- a CDS encoding imm11 family protein: MENLAVLAGGRHVLIPPPGRGFVPYPETPRLVIDKSLGRAPADWELFHDYRLVSDRMKSLLEELDLEGVRFVRCETRYRDGRAAPTYWLCDVVRVLDAVDEAKSVLEIEYPTPGRKVYNLRGRSSLVFKEDSVGAAHIFRLLFYPTIVCDQVAKDACKEAGMKGIGFTDATKY, translated from the coding sequence ATGGAGAATCTCGCAGTTCTCGCAGGGGGACGCCACGTACTCATTCCACCGCCGGGACGAGGCTTCGTGCCTTACCCTGAAACACCGCGACTGGTCATCGACAAATCTCTTGGCCGAGCTCCCGCGGACTGGGAGCTCTTTCACGACTACCGGCTTGTTTCGGATAGAATGAAGAGCCTCCTCGAGGAATTGGATTTGGAGGGAGTTCGCTTCGTCAGATGCGAGACACGTTACCGAGACGGTCGAGCGGCACCAACATATTGGCTTTGTGATGTCGTCAGGGTCCTCGATGCAGTCGACGAAGCGAAATCGGTTCTTGAGATCGAATATCCCACGCCCGGCCGCAAAGTTTACAATCTGAGGGGAAGAAGCAGCCTCGTCTTCAAGGAGGATAGTGTCGGGGCGGCTCATATCTTCAGGCTTCTCTTCTATCCCACGATAGTCTGTGACCAAGTCGCTAAGGATGCGTGCAAGGAGGCGGGCATGAAAGGCATCGGATTTACCGATGCGACCAAGTATTGA